One Bactrocera tryoni isolate S06 unplaced genomic scaffold, CSIRO_BtryS06_freeze2 scaffold_456, whole genome shotgun sequence genomic window, acagagtaacagccaccataacagggcactggccatttgaagaacatgcgtccaaaatgggtatgcgcTACAAaaacatctgccgaggctgcgaAATAatagggaacaaggaaacaattttccattttctctgtgaatgcccagccctGTCACAGACacagaacacttggaatccatcaagcaccaaatcgtgaatggatgtctacaaaaagcatatcggacatacataagtagcttcatcgaaacctcaaaatggtttgaaagagaaggtgaaacgtgataGCAAATAATCTACGACTAGTGCATCAAAATAGCACAGCctgtgctaattgagcccgaaagaCAACTGGGCTCCTACTTACCTACCTAAAGTAGTTTATATCAAATAAGTCACACTTCGCCAACAGAAATCAGAATTTTGAAAGCGAGAGGAATTTAGCACACTATTCTTGTTATTAATAGGGTGCATTCTTAttatatattaggtatatacaaatatttaaataaacccCAATCTATATTAAACACAAATAATCGCATTTCTTGTCATGTAATTAATTCTCATTTCAGGCTGTAAAATCAAAGCACTTCGCGCAAAGACGAATACTTACATAAAAACACCAGTACGTGGTGAAGAACCAGTCTTTGTAGTTACTGGTCGTAAGGAAGATGTAGCGAAAGCTAAGCGAGAAATATTATCTGCGGCAGAACATTTTAGCTTAATACGTGCTACACGCAAGCCATTATCCGACAACAGCTGTGAAATAGTTAATGATAGTGTGGATGGAAATAATTGTGGATCAATCGACTTCAGGAAGATACCGCCCGGCCCACAGTCTATACCAGGTCAGGTGACCAAACAGGTCAGAGTGCCCTATCGAGTTGTTGGTTTAGTGGTAGGTCCCAAAGGCGCAACTATTAAACATATTCAGCATCAGACACAGACATATATTGTTACACCATCTCGTGATAAAGAACCAATATTTGAAGTGACTGGTTTGCCTGACAACGTTGAATCAGCACGTAAACAAATTGAAGCTCATATTGCTCTTCGCACAGGAACTTTATCCACGTGTGGTGGGAATAACAACAGTTCTGTTATACTGTCAGGTTCGACAAATGATGTACTAGCCGTTCACAGCTTGAATCTTTTAAGCCAAATCCTAAATGACCCCTCAATAGATTCCGATTTACTTGTGTCTCTTTATAAAGCCGATCGCATGCGAAATACTCTAGAATGCGAAGAAGAAATAGGTGCTAAAGTGTCAGAAACGCcatacacaaataaaataaattttaatatcaacTGCTTGGAAAATAATTCCATAGATAAAGAGTCTTATATGAAACTTTTACAGGCTGATAACATACAGTTCCAAAATTTTAACTGGACGCACCAAATTCCTGATTACATAAATTTTCCAACTAATAATGCTAATTTGAAGAAAGCAAGTGAGTCTAACATCCTTACAGATGTAGATCATCTTAATCATCCATCATCTCTGCAAAAGCAGCACAACATGTTTACACCGTCACAGTCTATTTCTAGTGTAAACCATCAGTTGCAACCTTCACAAAAGAATCAGCCAATGCTTTTTGGCAACCTTGGTTGTTATATACAAACAATTAATATTGCAAACAATTCTACTGCTTCAAACAACACGAGTACAAGTGGTTTGACTCATATTAAGTATAGTAACTCGAATACACAAAACACTAGTGTGTTGACTGGTATGGCTCGGTCTTGTTCATCGGCTTCATCAACTGCGTCATCGAAAAGTGCAAATAACAGTGGTTGTGGTAGTAGCAGCCGACCAGAACTTATTAATATTTGGAAAAGTTTAGGTGATTCCCTTGATAAGGATGAAGGAATCGGAGATTCCCCAAATATTTGGACTTTACCTCCGCCATTGGCAACATTAACAGGGTCTCATTGTTCCCCGTCAACTTCAATAAGTCCGACTGATTCACTTTTGGGCGATATTTCTACACAAACCCACCTAAACAACATTGGCATGAATAACATAATAAACGAATCACATCACGAGAcagataatattaaaaatgtattacagCAACCCCAATTTAAAAGTAAGGATGTAATAGAATGTCCAGTTAACAATTCGGCAAATCAACGACGGGATTGTTTGATCTGTAAGAGTAAGAAAATAACTGCTGTTTTGGTTCCATGCGGTCACAATATGTTCTGTATGGAATGTGCCAATTGCATTTGTGAACTAGGGGATGCAGTTTGTCCCGTTTGCAGTTTAAGCGTTTATCATGCTATGCGTATACTAGCATAAGAATGTACACGCAGAAAAACAGTAAATGAGAATAATTagattaattcaaatatttattaaaattatatgtgaCCCATTAAAATCTATAAATTATTAAGAGCGATTCCCTTTACGAATCTCAACAAATTTTGTCAATTGATACAGTTATGCATTTATGGTACATAACCAAGCGCGGcatcgtacatacatacgaaaaATTAACTGTAACTGAATGACCCAATAAATCATTTCCTACATAATAATTCATCCATAAAAATTATtagacattttaataatatactaGAATTTGTACGCGCTTGAATAACGACacttaaaagtatatttttatatttgaaattatatttttatgtaaagtaTAAGGCTCCTGTATGTATCAGTTAATAgcattatatgaaaaaataatatatcccTCATGCATTAAGAAACAGACAGTAATCGATTAAAAGTTACAACCTTTGTATGAGTAATTAAGGTGCGAGGTCGAAAATTTTGTCAAACATAATTGAGAATCACttacacacaaataaataagaatGTCATAGACACTTATCGTACATTTTTAAGTCTAGTTGTATTTATGATTTTACTTATGtagaatatgtataaaaatatatatcgaaatataaattaacaaaacgagTTTGTTTCGATTTAattcacaatttatttaacttggTAAGCAAGTACATCCGTATTCGTTGTGTGAGTTCTTACAACTAATCATAACAATTCATTTTTGCGGCGACTACGCCTTAATGCCTGACTTCCCTAAAAACTAGTAGTTGCAGCCGCGTGACCGCAAAGACATTTGGTGTAATCTGACTTCCgaaattgcttttttttctaCCAAGCTTGCAAATACATTGACATCAAATCGATGGGTATGAAATTAGATATCGTTCGGAAGTTGCTGTCATGCGTTGACTTGTTGACGCATACTTAGCACCTTTCGGGTATTTACCGTTTGTACGACCACTGATGTTAACTACGCTCCTCCTTGAAATTAAAGTATCCTCTGCTTCTTTTACGATCTTCTTCAATATCACAGTGTTGGCCTTTCTTTTTTTTAGTATGATTGCTTCGATTATAACGGCAACAGTAGGTGAAGTGTGCCTCCTAATTGTAACAAACGTATCTTAATCAGATTATGCAGACTTGCTAAATGTTTCTCATATTTACAGAAAGCAAATATGGGAGTGACAATGTATCAATTGTGCGGGTTCTGCCTCAGAGTGTGATCGTGCTGATCAGTTCCAGCTGAAGTAAATACTGGCATTATGGTTATCTCCCCATTACGAGAAAAGTTTCCTAAATTAAGGgatcagtagggtaatctggcttgttttttttttttttgatttatgttaaTATCATGCGgaatatcgtggagtgtatactagaatcatgaaaaaatgttgataaataaaaaacaaaataaaagttttttttttttaatttttccccatgcatttttacataaattttgtcgtAACATTGttaataagttataaaaatatagggacgatagccaggcgttttgtgaacatttaaaagaaaaattaagcaaattggttgagtagttcgatcGGAATCAGGTCcaccagtttaaaaaagtgttatttgagaaaaacgcatttaaaatttgaggtgtgcactccgagcgctccgaacgtcgagcggtattatt contains:
- the LOC120781172 gene encoding RNA-binding protein MEX3B-like; translated protein: MGCKIKALRAKTNTYIKTPVRGEEPVFVVTGRKEDVAKAKREILSAAEHFSLIRATRKPLSDNSCEIVNDSVDGNNCGSIDFRKIPPGPQSIPGQVTKQVRVPYRVVGLVVGPKGATIKHIQHQTQTYIVTPSRDKEPIFEVTGLPDNVESARKQIEAHIALRTGTLSTCGGNNNSSVILSGSTNDVLAVHSLNLLSQILNDPSIDSDLLVSLYKADRMRNTLECEEEIGAKVSETPYTNKINFNINCLENNSIDKESYMKLLQADNIQFQNFNWTHQIPDYINFPTNNANLKKASESNILTDVDHLNHPSSLQKQHNMFTPSQSISSVNHQLQPSQKNQPMLFGNLGCYIQTINIANNSTASNNTSTSGLTHIKYSNSNTQNTSVLTGMARSCSSASSTASSKSANNSGCGSSSRPELINIWKSLGDSLDKDEGIGDSPNIWTLPPPLATLTGSHCSPSTSISPTDSLLGDISTQTHLNNIGMNNIINESHHETDNIKNVLQQPQFKSKDVIECPVNNSANQRRDCLICKSKKITAVLVPCGHNMFCMECANCICELGDAVCPVCSLSVYHAMRILA